From the Bos javanicus breed banteng chromosome 7, ARS-OSU_banteng_1.0, whole genome shotgun sequence genome, the window GGGCCAACGTTTTGTTTCATTACCGTGAGGAGGGTTAAGTCAGGAGATAATGCATGGAAAGTGTTACGTTTAGGTCACTGATAGCTGGTAGGAccagtgaaaatataaaaacGTGAGGTCAAATAGTCTGTCTCAAATTTGACCCTAAGCTCTAGCCTCTTTAACCCGCTTTGTTGAACTATGCTGACCTGTACAAGTAAAGTGCCCGGCATAGTGTTTGCTCCCAACCAAGCGGTCCCCCGCAGTCTCCAGTCCTACCTTCCACCAGGGCCTTTTTGGCCATGGCTGCGGCCCGGTGCGAGCTGAACTTGAGCAGTGCGATCTGTGCGGGCGTCGGCCCGGGGCTGGGCAGCAGCAGCGCCTCCTGAAGGCCGGGTCCCAGCGGCTGCAGCGCGCGGAGCAGCGCGCGGTGGCTCAGGCCCGGCGGCAGCCCGTCCACGCTCAGCTCGCACTTCTCGGTGCTGCGGCACACGAGCAGCGGGCAGGACGGCCGCAGCAGGTGGTTGTGCAGCGTGGCGATGGCGGCTTGGGCGCCGCGCCGCGAGCTGTAGCGGGCGTAAGCGAAGCCGCGGTTCAGGCCGCTGAAGGTCATCATCAGACGAAACTCGTAGAGGCGGCCCACGCGCTGGAACAGTGGAATCAGCTGGTGCTCGTACACGTCCTGGGGCAGCCGCCCGATAAACACCTCCGACCCGGCCGGCGGCGGGCTGCCCACCCATCCTGGGAGAAGAGGGTGGAGAAGGGCACCGTCATCCAACCGGATAGTTCCTGGGTCGGGGTCCAGGGACCGAGCGCGTGAGGGAGTACGTGTGCACACGTTTGTGAAATGGGTAAAACACCCGTAATCCTCCGGGTCGTCGGCATAATCGAGTGACTGAATTACCAATGGGACTGGCATTTTAAGACTAGACTTGCTCCCTTCCTCGAGGGGGCGGGTGGGTGGGAAGGCACAGATTATAAATTTCATCTGCTTGGGCTGAGGAGTGCGTGTAACGGATAGCTTGGGGTTTCCGACTCAACTCCGAGTGGAACCTCGGGGTaggcccctccctcccctgaACGCGGCGAGTCGGGGCCGTAGAGGCTGGCTTAGCCCCCTAGCAGGCATACGGCTGGTAAGACCTTACCTGGGGGTGGCCCGCCATACTTTCTCTGCCCGTTCACCTGCACCAGCCGGATGCCCGTCTCCCTGACCCACGCCTCCAACGCCGCCTTGTTTTCGGGATTCACCCTCTCACACCACAGCTGAGGGGAAAAGGGTGGGTTGGAATGGCGGACTGCCGCGCCCGTCCCCGTCTCGCCAGTGATGCCCAGGGTTCATGGACTTTCTGGTAGCCAACCACTTACCTCACATTCGCGTTTGGACTGcatggcttcccagctggctcactCGTACCCCCTTTATAACCTTCTCCTTATCTGCCTATCTGGAAGCTTCCCTACCCCACTACCCCCCAAGCTCTCATTGGCTCTGAGCACGACCCCGCCCACCAAGGGGGTGGGGTATCCGCCGAACTTGCGCCGCTCGAACCTCGCACCCGCAGGTGAAAGCTAGAGACCCTAGCGAGTGGGTCTGCAGACAGCTCCACCTCTTCAAAAATCGCTTGCAGACTGGCAGGATGGAGGCAACATACAGGTGAGGACGTCCGGGACACCCTCCACCCTGCAGAAGAGCCCATGGGGGCTACTGTTAAGTGTCTCTCCCCATTTTCTACCGCTGAAGTGGTCGCAGTGGGAGACCCAGACTCTGACCAGGAAGGCAGGGCTAGGCGGCAGGCAGTGACACAGACAGGCTCCAGTGGTTGAGGCATTTTATTGGACCTTCCAAGGCTGGTTGTGGGGAGCGTTCCCTCTACCTGGTTGTAGGGCTCTGCAGAAGAGACCATCTTGCGCCAGGTCCCTGTAGCCCAGGGACACAGGCAGGACTACTAAGCCCTCAGAGCCATATGGATAAATGGTATAGTACCTGACCATTTTTGTCTGtgattacaaataaaataatcataataaaaataagtctCTGTTCTGACCACTTTTCAGGTCTTCCTGTTGGGACAGAAATGTGCAAAGCTGTTGAAGTAGGTATGCAGAGTCTTATCTTAGCCTTAAATAGTGTGAGTCCCACTTTCTTCTGATAGTTTGCTCAACTCAGCAGATGCAAAGCGGCTGGCTTGTTCTCCTTTTGATTTCCTCCACAAGGTCTTCTCTTCGGACGTCCACCTGGCCAGGAAGGAAGGACAAGGTGGTATGAGCATCTTGTGTTCCACTGCTGAGCGCCCATGTCTTCTTCTAGTCATCAGGCCTGGCTCCGCTGGGAGCAGGAACCCAATCAAACACGTCAGGGGAGACAGTGCTTCCTAGGGAAGCCAGAGAGACACAGGGTATGTGGGGATGGAGACCATAAGCATAGTATCATGCTACCCCCTCAGTCCTTTAGGGGGCTACTATGAATGCCAGGCTTTTGCTTAGGTCTTGAATGGGCCGCCGCATCGAGAAATGGCATTCATTCCGTGTCCCTCCCCCTTCCTGCCCACCTACTTACCTCTTCCCTGCTGGCCACTGAGCGCAGCTTGATGACCCCATCCTTGAGCTCTTGCTCACCAATGATGGCCACCAGTGGGATGCCTGTCTCCTCACAGTACTGCAGCTGATTCAGTAACTTGGGGTTCTTTTTGTAGAGCAGTTCTGCCTGCAGGGgaccagggaagaaaaaaagctgACTTCTGCAATCCTCAGGGACAACCTTCTTGGGGCCCCTCACTCTGATCTTCACCCCAAGAAATCATAGGAATGGCAGGGCCATTATGGATAAGCTTTTATTTCGTGTGTGTTCAGCATTCCCAAATGTGCTGCCACCGGGGGGCTTGCCTCCTCTACCTTGATCCCAGCATCCCATAACTCTGAGATGAGCTTCAGTCTCTCTTCCAGCAGCTTCTTCTGTGCAGATGCCACAAGCACCTGTGTCTCTGTGGTCCGTACCTTCTCCTCCAAGGCCTAGAAAAGAGTTAAGAAAGAGCTGAGCTAACCTTTACAACACCTTCAGTGAGCAAACAGAGCAGGCTCTTGTCAGTCATTCTGAGAGCAGGCCCCAACTCCATCAGGGCAGGCTAGTCTTTTCTCATCTAGCAATTGGGCAAAAATTAGCTCTTAGAAGAATAAGAAATGAACTGAGTGGCTTATGCATGACTTCCCAGAATAAATAATGGAGGGTAAAGGTAGCttttaaaggaaatggcaacccactccagtattcttgcctggaaaattccatggactgtggagtctggtgggctacagtccatgggatcgcaaagagttggacacaactgagtgactgagcacacacaaaggtAGCTTATGTACAGTTTATGAACAAGCTTATCTCCATCTACTATCTTGTGGATCCATCATAAGGAAGTGATATTCTGCATTCACACAGGCAATCCAATCACCCCTAGCAGTTCTAGTACTGACAGTCAAGAGACTGTCTCTTACTCTAAAGCCATAGGAGGGGTGTGGATGGAGGGGagaaagaatgctgctgctgcctgtTACTTTTTATGGAGAACTATTTCTATTGTTCTTACAATATAAGCTGCCCGTTGGAACTTCAATTGGAAAACAGTGACCTCAAGAAAAGGATGGGAGCAGTGGGAAGGTTACCCAAGAACAGTAGCAACAGAAGTGGGCCTGAGGCCACGAAGGGCTTTCCTCACATTACTGTAGGTGCTGGAGAGTCAAGATAGCCATCTCAAGGATCCCAGAGCCTCAGATACATGCTTTCCACTTAGAGATAGTATCAGAGTGACTGGGAGCAAGACTGGAGTTAGACTGCCTGCATTCAAATTCTGACTGTGCCACTTAAACCTTTGGCAAATTATTTTATCTAtaatcttcagtttccttgtctgaaaAATGTCAATAATAAAAGTAGCtaccttcttgggcttccctcatagctgttggtaaagaatctgcctgcaatgcaggagacctgggtttgattcctgggttgggaagatctcctggagacggaaatggcaacccactccagtattcttgcctggagaatcccatggccagaggagcctgggaggccacagtccatagggtcacaagagtcagacatgacttcgcgACTGAACTACTACTACTACCCTCAGAAGGCTGTTTAAGAAGTTTTTTAGACAGTGCATGAAAAGCATGAAGCACAGTGCCCAAGCACAGAGGAGTAAAATATTAAGTGTTCTGTATTATGAGAAAGATCCAGGTCTTTAGATATATTGGCCTGGATTTCTGACAGCTCTGAGCAAAGTAGGGACCCAGAGCAAAGGATTTTGTGAAGAAAGAATGATTAAAGATCCATCAAGCTGGCCTATATTAGGGTGAGAGTCTAAAGGACAGCAACTGTCTTCTCCCTTTCTTTGCAAAGATGCTTCTTGACCAGTGCAGTACTACTTCCTCCTTAGAGATCAAAGAAGATAGCTCAGGTGCCACCAACTACCCAGAATTTCCTCCACCCAGCCCCAAGCCCTACCTCCAGCCTCTGCTCCACGATGGAAAAGATCCGCTCTACTCCAATGCTGAGCCCCACACAGGGCACCTTGCGCCCTTTGGGATCAAACATGCCCACCAGCCCATCATAGCGCCCTCCAGCAGCCACGCTGCCCACACCCAGGGGTTCTTCCCCTACTCGGGCTGGGGGCTGTAGCAGCACTGCCTCATAGATCACGCCGGTATAGTAGTCCAGTCCTCGAGCAAGGCTCAGGTCGAAGGAGATCTGGGGGAGAAGAATATGGTCAATATCAGACGAGGCTCAAGGGCCGGCCTTCAGCCCCAGAGCTCAGCTGAGGCTTCCATCCCAACCTGACTCACCTTGTCAGCAATGCCAAACAAGGTCAGATACTCAAATAGCAGCTTCAGGTCTCCCAGGCCCTCGAGGGCCTGCTTGTTCTGGGACAGTTTAGGATCCTGGAGCAGCTGTTCCACTAGGGATACTCCACCTGGGGAGACAGATCTGTGAACCAGACtgacaagaagaaaaagatacatgtatgcatacacactcacacactcctctctctctctttctcctatgCACGTACACATACAAAAAGGAATTTCGGCTTTAGCGTGAGGGCAGTGGGATGGCTGCTCGGGAGGCAGGCTTTGTTTCTCACCGTGTTGCTGGACGTAGTCCCCAATGCGGTCAGCCACCTCAGGTGCCAGGCCCTTCTCTCCTACCATCTCATTCTTTACTTCCTCCCAGGACACCTGGGCAGACACATACGGGTCAGGGAACCCTGGACAGCTTCCCCAGGGCAGAGCAAGTATAAGCCCTCTTCAGGGGGTGTCTTGAGCAGAAGCTGCCTGTCAACGTATATCCTGGAGCTACTCTTCCTCTGTGGGCATAGAGGCAGGGCCCTCTCTCTCCTAATCTTTTCCATATCTCAGGGCAAGGTTGGACCTGGGAAAAGAACAGTCAAGTGTTTGGTGGTTACCTTGTCCAGCTTGTCCACTGAGGAGCAGATGGTGCGGAACTTGCTATCTGGAACACCACAGACGGCAAACATCCCATCTAAGATGCGCCGATCATTCACCTACAGTGATTCAAGGCACATAAGGAATCTCTTGACATGGCCCTTTACAGTGCTGGATGCTTACGCTCCTGTTGCCTCTGAACCAGGACCTTCCCCTGGGAGAGGCCAGGCCCAGCTTTGCCCCCCCGCAGCTCCACTCAGCTCTGACCTTGACCAGGAAGTCGCCAATCTGGAGTGAACTCAGGATCTCACACatgatcttcaggcactctgcatCAGGAAGCATGGGGTCAAACTGCCCAGCAATGTCAAAATCCTGTGGGGAGAGGCGTAGTTAGGGGTCCTCAAGGGCCTTGAGGGAGGGCTCCTGGGAGCTCTACTTTCCGTGAAGGAGGCCTTACTGCATTCACGTGCAGGCCacgttcttcattttctgtctgaCTGTCAGCCCAGAGGAAAACCCCAGCCTTCCTGGGTCTCTTTACCAGGCCTGGTTTTCTTCCCATCTACTGGGCTATTCCTTTCAATATTTGTCCTTATTTCCTTCCACTGTTGTCGGGGGAGTTACCTGGCCTCAgtcattttctctcttcatttaGAAGCTCTGCCACCAGTCTGGATGACAGTACCTCAAATCCAATTTCCTCATCCTTTGCTGTCATCCTATCACTGTGGTTTAATATAAAGAGCACTGGACCAAGACTTCTGGTCCTAACTTTGCCTTTCTTATCCCTATAGTCTCTTCATCTTCCTGAGCCTCAAGTTtactcatatgtaaaatgaggagAATAACCCCTGTATTGTATgtgaaaatactaaataaatctTAGGGTTAGCATTATCTGGGGCATCTAGTTTGTTTAGGACACCATGAGTACTCAATAGGTTCTACTAGCCTGAGGGACTGCTGCCTTACCCAGCCTGCCCCCATACTCACACATTGGTAGAATTCCCGATATCGGCCTCGGGTCATGGCTGGGTTATCCCGCCGATATACTTTTGCTATGTGGTAGCGTTTAATGTTGGTCAGTTTATTCATTGCCAAGTATCGAGCAAAAGGAACCTAATGACAAAGTTAAGAAGAATGGCCCACTTATCACAGTCTGGAAGTTGATGATTCTCACCAAGCTGGGGTCTAAACCCACCCTTAAAACTACCACTTGTAAGATTAACAGCATTTCTGAACATCAGCAAGAATCAACTCTGTTACCACAGGGGCAGCTGAAGTCTCAAAAAATATTAAGGCTCTTTTCTTTTGGGGCCGTGGTAAGCACAGCAGAGGGGTGGGCGGATTGACCGGGGAGCAGAAAGGAGGCCCTATTCAGCGATGTCTAAGCAGATGATTCTCTGACATAGCTTGGAGATAAAGGAAATAGGCTTTTGGTCAATTAAGGAGAACACCATCCATTAGACAGGACAAGGGAGATGTATTCTGAAGCCAGGGGATTGCTGCCAGAGTCAGAACTGGACCCTGACATAAAGCTGAGATCTCACTCAGGATTTCAGAAGTCTTCTAAGGCTAGCTATGCTCTGTTTAGCCAAAGTCCAGTTCCTGCTTTAGAGAAAGAATTTCCCTGGCTGCAAGATTATATTTGATCCCAACTATGTCTAGCTGCCCTCAAACCTGAGGCTGGAAAAAGCCCCAGCCCAGTGAGGGCCAATCCATCCAAAGTTTAAAAAGATACAGTGAGGTCATATCGAAGAGAGAGCAGCTCCCCACCCTGGTCCTTCAAGTCATAGATAAGCTTAGAGTCTTCTCCATACTTTCCAGTGAGTGTttcctggagaaaaagaaatgtgatcacaaagataaatttaaaaatttaaaaggaagttttaaaaacaaaacccattatAACGATGACTGATTTCAACTTacatttcctctaaaattcatatattgaaccCCCAGTCACCTCAGATTAGGGCTCTATTGGGGGACAGGGTCTTTAAAGAAATAACTAagctaaaatgaggtcattagggtgaaTCCTAATCCAGTAAAACTCATCTCCTTATAAAaaggaaatctggacacagagGAGGGAAGATGATGTGAAGACACAAGGAAAAGACACCGTCtaaaagccaaggagagagaccagGAACAGATCCTTCCCTCATGACCCTTAGAAGGAGCCAACAGcttatcttggacttccagcttcctggcaatacatttctgttgtttaagccacctagtctatggtattttgttatggcagcactTGCAAAACTAATCTAGGTAGAAATAGAAATGAGTACAACCATTTGATGCAGAAATTCTATCTCTGTGAATTTGTCCTGTAGATAAATGCCCACTAGCACCAGACATTGTTCTAAGCCCTGTGTCTCCATCCATGAACAAAGGCAGTCCATGCCCTCTTGGATCTTCTGAAGTAATGACAAGAGACAGGCAGTACATTAATGCAAGGAAACAAATTAACAGATAATTTCTGATAGTGATAGCTgctttaatggaaataaaataggtTGATATGCTAGATAAGGGTTGCTTTAGAAAAGGCATTGGAGAGGATTATTTGAGGAATGgctttttaattaagatatgaAATGAAAATCTGTCATGTCTAATTTAGCCTGAAATTAAAGTCATGCAAAGAGCTAGGGGAAAAAGGGAGCTCAGGAAGAGGGAAGAGCAAGAACAAAGGCCCTATGATATGCACATTTAGTATGTtccaggaacagaaaaaaagaccaTGGTAGCAAAGTGGACAAGGGGAAGAATAGCATGAGATGAGAAGAGAAAGGTGGGCAGTTGCCACATCATGTAGGGCCTTGTAAGCCCGAGTAAAGAGCTTAGATTTTATTATAAATGCACTGGGAGCCAGTGGGTTTTAAGCAGGgagtgatgcaaagaactgctcTTTAATAGACTAGAAACCACCTCAAGATCCATCAATAGGAGACTTGGTTGCATATTTATCCTTTATACGTTTGATCTGCTTGTATCTAGGAAACATCTTGGGTACAGGTGACACAGAATTCAGGGTAGTCTGGAGCCATAACAGCTTCCACTGCTGAGAAGGGCTCTCTTTTGGAAGCTGCTGGCTGCAACCAAGGTAAATAAAAAGCAGGCCCTCTCCCTCTATGCCAGTCCCATTCCCCTTCTCATGGAGAAAATACCAAGCTTTGTCTGCAATAAGAGAGAGGCCTTTGGGCCTCACTCCCCT encodes:
- the HARS1 gene encoding histidine--tRNA ligase, cytoplasmic isoform X1, giving the protein MADRAALEDLVRVQGERVRGLKQQKASAEQIEEEVAKLLKLKAQLGPDEGKPKFVLKTPKGTRDYSPRQMAVREKVFDVIISCFKRHGAEVIDTPVFELKETLTGKYGEDSKLIYDLKDQGGELLSLRYDLTVPFARYLAMNKLTNIKRYHIAKVYRRDNPAMTRGRYREFYQCDFDIAGQFDPMLPDAECLKIMCEILSSLQIGDFLVKVNDRRILDGMFAVCGVPDSKFRTICSSVDKLDKVSWEEVKNEMVGEKGLAPEVADRIGDYVQQHGGVSLVEQLLQDPKLSQNKQALEGLGDLKLLFEYLTLFGIADKISFDLSLARGLDYYTGVIYEAVLLQPPARVGEEPLGVGSVAAGGRYDGLVGMFDPKGRKVPCVGLSIGVERIFSIVEQRLEALEEKVRTTETQVLVASAQKKLLEERLKLISELWDAGIKAELLYKKNPKLLNQLQYCEETGIPLVAIIGEQELKDGVIKLRSVASREEEALSPLTCLIGFLLPAEPGLMTRRRHGRSAVEHKMLIPPCPSFLARWTSEEKTLWRKSKGEQASRFASAELSKLSEESGTHTI
- the DND1 gene encoding dead end protein homolog 1 isoform X2 is translated as MQSKRECELWCERVNPENKAALEAWVRETGIRLVQVNGQRKYGGPPPGWVGSPPPAGSEVFIGRLPQDVYEHQLIPLFQRVGRLYEFRLMMTFSGLNRGFAYARYSSRRGAQAAIATLHNHLLRPSCPLLVCRSTEKCELSVDGLPPGLSHRALLRALQPLGPGLQEALLLPSPGPTPAQIALLKFSSHRAAAMAKKALVEGQSHLCGEQVAVEWLKPDLKQRLRQQLMGTSLQCLQPEGSRLALARDQGLEFQGSQVALQLLCQRMKLGSPVFLTKCLGTSPAGWHRFWYQVVIPGHPVPFSGLIWVVLTPDGQDGHEVAKDAVSARLLEAMSESRASLLWSTGAEAGGTMVQQ
- the HARS1 gene encoding histidine--tRNA ligase, cytoplasmic isoform X2, with translation MADRAALEDLVRVQGERVRGLKQQKASAEQVRPRRRKRGQNEASEDRAGVVCIEDRDLEEGTRLIEEEVAKLLKLKAQLGPDEGKPKFVLKTPKGTRDYSPRQMAVREKVFDVIISCFKRHGAEVIDTPVFELKETLTGKYGEDSKLIYDLKDQGGELLSLRYDLTVPFARYLAMNKLTNIKRYHIAKVYRRDNPAMTRGRYREFYQCDFDIAGQFDPMLPDAECLKIMCEILSSLQIGDFLVKVNDRRILDGMFAVCGVPDSKFRTICSSVDKLDKVSWEEVKNEMVGEKGLAPEVADRIGDYVQQHGGVSLVEQLLQDPKLSQNKQALEGLGDLKLLFEYLTLFGIADKISFDLSLARGLDYYTGVIYEAVLLQPPARVGEEPLGVGSVAAGGRYDGLVGMFDPKGRKVPCVGLSIGVERIFSIVEQRLEALEEKVRTTETQVLVASAQKKLLEERLKLISELWDAGIKAELLYKKNPKLLNQLQYCEETGIPLVAIIGEQELKDGVIKLRSVASREEVDVRREDLVEEIKRRTSQPLCIC
- the HARS1 gene encoding histidine--tRNA ligase, cytoplasmic isoform X3 produces the protein MADRAALEDLVRVQGERVRGLKQQKASAEQIEEEVAKLLKLKAQLGPDEGKPKFVLKTPKGTRDYSPRQMAVREKVFDVIISCFKRHGAEVIDTPVFELKETLTGKYGEDSKLIYDLKDQGGELLSLRYDLTVPFARYLAMNKLTNIKRYHIAKVYRRDNPAMTRGRYREFYQCDFDIAGQFDPMLPDAECLKIMCEILSSLQIGDFLVKVNDRRILDGMFAVCGVPDSKFRTICSSVDKLDKVSWEEVKNEMVGEKGLAPEVADRIGDYVQQHGGVSLVEQLLQDPKLSQNKQALEGLGDLKLLFEYLTLFGIADKISFDLSLARGLDYYTGVIYEAVLLQPPARVGEEPLGVGSVAAGGRYDGLVGMFDPKGRKVPCVGLSIGVERIFSIVEQRLEALEEKVRTTETQVLVASAQKKLLEERLKLISELWDAGIKAELLYKKNPKLLNQLQYCEETGIPLVAIIGEQELKDGVIKLRSVASREEVDVRREDLVEEIKRRTSQPLCIC
- the DND1 gene encoding dead end protein homolog 1 isoform X1, yielding MKFIICAFPPTRPLEEGSKSSLKMPVPLVIQSLDYADDPEDYGCFTHFTNVCTRTPSRARSLDPDPGTIRLDDGALLHPLLPGWVGSPPPAGSEVFIGRLPQDVYEHQLIPLFQRVGRLYEFRLMMTFSGLNRGFAYARYSSRRGAQAAIATLHNHLLRPSCPLLVCRSTEKCELSVDGLPPGLSHRALLRALQPLGPGLQEALLLPSPGPTPAQIALLKFSSHRAAAMAKKALVEGQSHLCGEQVAVEWLKPDLKQRLRQQLMGTSLQCLQPEGSRLALARDQGLEFQGSQVALQLLCQRMKLGSPVFLTKCLGTSPAGWHRFWYQVVIPGHPVPFSGLIWVVLTPDGQDGHEVAKDAVSARLLEAMSESRASLLWSTGAEAGGTMVQQ